The genome window TGGTTCCTTTTTTCCCGTATCCACAAAAGCGGGAAGGACGGTCGCTTCGACGCGATGAAACCTTCCTTCATTCGCTTCGGGGCAGCTTGGACCTTGCAAGGGCTCTGGATCACTTTCACGGCGGCCGCTGGGCTGGCCTCCATCGCATCGCCTCGGGCCCCTGAGCTCGACGGATTCGCGATCGCCGGAGGACTGGTTTGGCTAGCCGGATTTTCCGTGGAGGCGATCGCCGACTGGCAAAAGAAGCAATTCAAGAGCGACCCGAAAAACGAAGGGCAATTCATCCAAGAGGGACTCTGGTCGCGATCTCGGCATCCGAACTACTTCGGAGAAATCGTGCTCTGGAGCGGGATCGCCTTGATCGCCTTCCCCTCGCTTGAGGGCTGGGAACACGGCACCCTCCTATCCCCTGTCTTCGTAGCCATCCTGCTCTGCAAGGTGAGTGGAATACCGCTTCTG of Pelagicoccus enzymogenes contains these proteins:
- a CDS encoding DUF1295 domain-containing protein, which translates into the protein MNKEEKSSLLGIPLILLVGLAFALAGSNGNLQTSSGEFHPFAIAVGIAFALQWLAFVPAFIWQTERYFDLVGSLSYISVTLLAYLTAASQGPRSTLLLALILIWAGRLGWFLFSRIHKSGKDGRFDAMKPSFIRFGAAWTLQGLWITFTAAAGLASIASPRAPELDGFAIAGGLVWLAGFSVEAIADWQKKQFKSDPKNEGQFIQEGLWSRSRHPNYFGEIVLWSGIALIAFPSLEGWEHGTLLSPVFVAILLCKVSGIPLLEERSDKKWGGQEDYENYKRNTPVLVPKLW